In Lachnospiraceae bacterium, the DNA window GGAATCAAGTGGCAGAGAGTAGAATGACCAAAAGCAAAGGGATAAAAGCCGCAGATCCGGAAACAGGAACACAGCCATATACCTTGTGCTTTCTGGGACAAATGGGCAGAGATGAAAATTATCAGGCTGCAATGCGTCTTATCACCATTGCAGAATGGGTAAAGAAGCAGATCCCCCAGCTGCAGATATATATCGTAGGAAACAGGCCGCCGGAAAAGCTGAAGCAGAAAGAAAACCAGTGGATCCATGTAACGGGATTTGTAGAAGATGTGGATATATATTTAAAGACAGCAGCACTGGCAGTATTTCCACTGACTCTGGGTGCCGGTATTAAACTAAAGGTTTTAAGAAGCCTTGCACTGGGAACAGCAGTCATTACAGGAAACGTGGGCGCTGAAGGCATTGATGAGGATTACCAGGTGATCATTCCGGCAGAAACAGATGAAGAATACGAAAAACAGATCGTAGAATATCTAAATGATCCTGAAAAACGGAGCCTCAGGGCTATGGAAAGCCGGAACTATATCAAAGAACATTTCAGCTGGAAGACCAGCGAAAGGATATTGGCACAAGTATATGGAGATGGAAAACAATAAAAGCAGACAGGAAACAGTTGCAGCCATAACAGTTACTTACAACCGGACCAGGACACTGGAAAAATGCATAGATGCCCTTTTAAACCAGACCCGTCCGATAGATCATATTATCATTGCTGATAATCACAGCTGTGAAGAAGAACAGGAAAAGATAAGGAAGATCGCAGCAAAAAGCCATAAGATAAAGCTGCTTTTTTTAGATGAGAACAGAGGCGGGGCAGGTGGCTTTGAGGCAGGTATGAGAGAGGCGAAAAAGCTGTCTCCTGACTGGTACTGGCTGATGGATGATGATGCTTATCCAAGAAAAGACTGCCTGGAAACTTTATTGGATACAGGAAAAGAACTTCCTGATGCCGGGGGACTTTGCCCACTTATCTACGGGATCGACCTGAAGCATTATCAGCTGTTCCATCATAAAAAACTGTCCAGGTTCATGATGAAAAACAGCCCGGTGGTGCGGGATGCAGATCAGTTAAAGGCAGTGACAGAAGAAGATGCAAATGCATTTGTAGGTCCGTTATTTCCGGGAAAGGTAGTAGATGAACTGGGAATAGCAGATGGCAGTCTTTTCATTTACGGAGATGATTCCGAATACACCAGGCGTGTTTCAGGAAAACATAAGCTGTACCTGATCCGGGATGCTGTGATCGACCATCAGGATGCACCGGTACTGGATGCCAATATGACACCGGCCGGCTGGTGGAAAGAATACTACTGCAACCGGAACCAGTACTTTATGATCCGGGAATTTCAGGAAAATAAGCTGGTGCGGTGGTTTAGCTTCGGCCTGCTGACAGCGAGACTGATGGCGATCATTGTAAAGAGCAAATTAAAAGGTTATCACAGGCTCCGCAGCCAGCTGATCATCAAAGCTGTAAAAGACGGACTTGAGAATAAAAGAGGAAAAGTGATCGATCCCCAGAGGTATTTCGCATATTTAAAGGAGCATGGTCTGGAGTAGAAAAAATGGCTGCACACTCAGATCCGCATCCTGGGCGATCAGTACGGTTATTTACGAAAGGATGTACAAGAAAGGTTTTAGGAGTACATAGATATAAAATAAAAATAGACATAAAAATAGGAATGGAGAATAAGAAGATGAAGATAGGCGCAGTGGTTGTTACATATAATCGTCTGGATAAGCTGAAAAAGGCTCTGGAAAGCTTTGAAAAACAGCTGTATCTCCCGGCTTATGTGATCGTGGCAGATAATGCCAGCACAGATGGAACTGCGCAGTATCTGCGGCAGTGGCAAAAGGAAGATGCAGGCTTTAAAAAGATCATTCTGACCATGGAAAGCAATATGGGCGGAAGCGGCGGCTTCTATGCCGGTATAAAAAGGGCTATGGAGCAGGAGGCTGACTGGATCTGGGTATCTGATGACGATGCCTATTTAAAAGATGATGCATTAAAGCAGGCATCCGATTACCTGGAAGAACAGCCGGATCTGGATAAAATATCAGCAATCTGCGGAAAAGTTATCAAAAACGGGAAAATGGATATCAATCACGGAAAATATTATTACAAAAAAGGGATCCGTATCTGTGAAGCATCTATTCCTGCAGAAATGTATGAGAAAAAAGAGTTTGAAATGGGAAGCTTTACTTATGTAGGCACCATTATGAATAAGAAAAAGCTTTTAGAAGCCGGACTGCCTAATAAAGACTACTTTATTTACTGGGATGATCTGGAGCATGGGATCCGCATGAGAAAAACAGGAAAGATTATAGGAGTGCCGGGTATTGTAGCCTATCATGATGTAGGAGAAGAAGGAAGCGGCATTAACTGGAAGCTGTATTATTCCTACCGGAATATGATCGATACCTACCGGAAACATTTCTCCGGAGTCTGCTACGACTATTTCTGTCTGAAGATCCGGGTAAAGATCTTCTTAAATCATATGACAGGGCACAAAAAGCTGGAACTGAACATTCTGGAAGAAGCCTTTAAGAATGCCAGACAGCAGAAATTTGGCCTTCATCCTGTATATAGACCAGGATGGAAACCGGGAGAATAAGGAAGAAAAGTATGGAGAAAAAAGAGAAATCCATAAAATTCAATCTGGTCATGAACATGCTTCTGACCACATCTGCCTTTGTATTTCCGCTGATCACATTTCCCTATATTACCCGTGTTCTCCTGCCGGAAGGAAACGGAAAGATCGCCTTTGCAAACTCCGTGATCAATTATTTTTCCATGTTTGCCATGCTGGGCATACCTACTTATGGAATACGTGCCTGTGCCCAGGTGCGGGATGATAAAGAGCAGATGTCAAAAACAGCCCAGGAAATCTGGATGATCAATGGGATCATGACGCTGCTTGCATATGCGGCACTGGCAGTGGCTCTTATCTGCGTCCCGCGATTTAAGGCAGAGCGGATATTGCTGTTAGTATGCAGCTTGTCACTGTTTTTAAATCTTATTGCCATGGAATGGGTCTACAAGGCTCTGGAATGTTATACGTATATTACCATGCGGTCACTGGCGTTTAAGGTACTTGCAGTGATCTGCATGTTTCTGATGGTGCATACAAAAGAAGATTACGTAAAATATGCCGGGATCACAGTTCTTGCCAATACCGGATACGGGGTATTTAATCTTTTTAACCTGCGGAAACATATTATATTCAAACGTTTTAAGGACTATCATTTCCGCCGCCATTTAAAGCCGGTATTTATCTTCTTTGCCATGTCTGTGGCGATCACCATTTATTCCAATCTGGATATCACCATGCTTGGATTTATGCGGGATAATACAGAAGTGGGATATTATGATGTGGCGATCAAAATAAAGGTCATTCTTGTAAATATCGTTACTTCTCTAGGCGCAGTCCTTCTTCCGCGAACCTCCTATTATGTGGAAATGAAAATGGAACGGGAATTCCGTACTGTATCCGGTAAAGCACTGGAATTTGTGGCAGTTCTGTCAATTCCTCTTACTGTCAGCTTTACTATTATGGC includes these proteins:
- a CDS encoding glycosyltransferase; the encoded protein is MEMENNKSRQETVAAITVTYNRTRTLEKCIDALLNQTRPIDHIIIADNHSCEEEQEKIRKIAAKSHKIKLLFLDENRGGAGGFEAGMREAKKLSPDWYWLMDDDAYPRKDCLETLLDTGKELPDAGGLCPLIYGIDLKHYQLFHHKKLSRFMMKNSPVVRDADQLKAVTEEDANAFVGPLFPGKVVDELGIADGSLFIYGDDSEYTRRVSGKHKLYLIRDAVIDHQDAPVLDANMTPAGWWKEYYCNRNQYFMIREFQENKLVRWFSFGLLTARLMAIIVKSKLKGYHRLRSQLIIKAVKDGLENKRGKVIDPQRYFAYLKEHGLE
- a CDS encoding oligosaccharide flippase family protein, producing the protein MEKKEKSIKFNLVMNMLLTTSAFVFPLITFPYITRVLLPEGNGKIAFANSVINYFSMFAMLGIPTYGIRACAQVRDDKEQMSKTAQEIWMINGIMTLLAYAALAVALICVPRFKAERILLLVCSLSLFLNLIAMEWVYKALECYTYITMRSLAFKVLAVICMFLMVHTKEDYVKYAGITVLANTGYGVFNLFNLRKHIIFKRFKDYHFRRHLKPVFIFFAMSVAITIYSNLDITMLGFMRDNTEVGYYDVAIKIKVILVNIVTSLGAVLLPRTSYYVEMKMEREFRTVSGKALEFVAVLSIPLTVSFTIMAKQCILLLSGNAYLPSVIPMCIIMPTLILIGASNVFGVQMLVPLGKETIVLYSECAGAVADIILNAVFIPRYGASGAAFGTLVAEAVVLVVQAAALKNMAWEIIKKVEVWKILPAAALSGAAMIFIKNKLNMPVFPVLVICFSVFFSIYGILLLGMKERILMELLRTAAKRLKQKEREE
- a CDS encoding glycosyltransferase, with the translated sequence MKIGAVVVTYNRLDKLKKALESFEKQLYLPAYVIVADNASTDGTAQYLRQWQKEDAGFKKIILTMESNMGGSGGFYAGIKRAMEQEADWIWVSDDDAYLKDDALKQASDYLEEQPDLDKISAICGKVIKNGKMDINHGKYYYKKGIRICEASIPAEMYEKKEFEMGSFTYVGTIMNKKKLLEAGLPNKDYFIYWDDLEHGIRMRKTGKIIGVPGIVAYHDVGEEGSGINWKLYYSYRNMIDTYRKHFSGVCYDYFCLKIRVKIFLNHMTGHKKLELNILEEAFKNARQQKFGLHPVYRPGWKPGE